One window of the Camelina sativa cultivar DH55 chromosome 1, Cs, whole genome shotgun sequence genome contains the following:
- the LOC104780916 gene encoding 60S ribosomal protein L37-3 yields MGKGTGSFGKRRNKSHTLCVRCGRRSFHIQKSRCSACAYPAARKRTYNWSVKAIRRKTTGTGRMRYLRNVPRRFKTGFREGTEAKPRNKAAASSA; encoded by the exons ATG GGAAAGGGAACAGGAAGTTTCGGTAAGAGGAGGAACAAGTCTCACACTCTCTGTGTGAGATGTGGTCGTCGTAGTTTCCACATCCAGAAGAGTCGTTGCTCGGCTTGTGCTTACCCTGCTGCTCGCAAGAGGACTT ACAACTGGAGTGTGAAGGCCATCAGGAGGAAGACTACTGGTACCGGAAGGATGAGGTATCTCCGTAATGTTCCCCGTCGCTTCAAGACTGGATTCAGAGAAG gtACTGAAGCCAAGCCAAGAAACAAGGCAGCAGCTTCCTCAGCATAA
- the LOC104780927 gene encoding ERAD-associated E3 ubiquitin-protein ligase HRD1A isoform X2 translates to MIRLRTYAGLSFIATLAVIYHAFSSRGQFYPATVYLSTSKISLVLLLNMCLVLMLSLWHLVKFVFLGSLREAEVERLNEQAWRELMEILFAITIFRQDFSSGFLPLVVTLLLIKALHWLAQKRVEFIETTPSVSKLSHVRIVSFMGFLLLVDSLFMYSSVRHLIQTRQASVSLFFSFEYMILATTTVAIFVKYVFYVTDMIMDGQWEKKPVYTFYLELIRDLLHLSMYICFFFVIFMNYGVPLHLLRELYETFRNFQIRVSDYLRYRKITSNMNDRFPDATPEELVASDATCIICREEMTNAKKLICGHLFHVHCLRSWLERQQTCPTCRALVVPPENATSAAAGQRGLHQGSQQGTSSSGNQGSETSSSAGVSNDNLSRHHARLQAAASAASMYGKSMVYPSAKTVAWSPGIPGTEQVSTEPHRTQPSSFTPSPLPQHSLPGENSQAYANMSETKLEEMRKSLETHLEILRNRLHFLEKRKPESTELTSEPDNKGKSVADAEE, encoded by the exons atgatacgaCTAAGAACATACGCAGGCCTTAGTTTTATAGCGACTCTGGCTGTAATATATCATGCCTTCAGCAGTAGAGGCCAGTTTTATCCAGCTACGGTTTATTTATCAACCTCAAAGATCAGTTTGGTGTTGCTTCTCAACATGTGTTTGGTTCTTATGCTTAGTCTCTGGCATTTGGTCAAATTTGTCTTCTTGGGATCACTTAGGGAAGCAGAAGTCGAGAGGCTGAATGAGCAAGCTTGGAGAGAGCTTATGGAGATTCTCTTTGCTATTACTATCTTTCGACAGGACTTTTCTAGTGGGTTTCTTCCTTTGGTTGTGACTCTTCTTTTGATCAAGGCTTTACATTGGCTTGCTCAGAAAAGAGTTGAATTCATTGAGACTACTCCTTCTGTTTCTAAGCTCTCTCATGTTCGTATTGTCTCTTTTATGGGTTTCCTTCTTCTTGTCGATAGTCTCTTTATGTACAGTTCTGTTCGTCACTTGATTCAGACTCGCCAGGCTTccgtttctctcttcttctcattcgA GTATATGATCCTGGCGACAACAACTGTTGCTATTTTTGTGAAGTATGTTTTCTATGTCACTGATATGATCATGGATGGTCAATGGGAGAAGAAACCAGTTTATACTTTCTATCTGGAGCTTATTCGCGACCTGCTTCACTTGTCCATGTatatctgcttcttctttgtcatATTCAT GAACTATGGTGTGCCTTTACACTTGTTACGGGAGCTCTATGAAACCTTCAGGAACTTCCAGATTCGTGTTTCCGATTACCTTCGTTATCGTAAAATCACGTCCAATATGAACGACAGGTTTCCTGATGCAACTCCTGAAGAACTTGTTGC AAGTGATGCTACATGTATCATATGCCGTGAAGAGATGACAAATGCGAAGAAACTAATATGCGGGCATCTCTTCCATGTGCATTGTCTTCGATCATGGTTGGAGCGACAGCAGACTTGTCCTACTTGCAGAGCACTTGTTGTACCTCCTGAGAATGCCACATCTGCAGCCGCAGGCCAACGTGGATTACACCAAGGTTCCCAACAGG GTACGTCAAGCTCAGGTAACCAGGGATCTGAAACAAGTTCTTCTGCTGGCGTTTCCAATGATAATTTGAGCAGGCACCACGCCAGACTTCAAGCAGCTGCTTCTGCAGCCTCCATGTACGGGAAATCAATGGTTTACCCATCTGCAAAGACAGTAGCATG GTCGCCGGGTATTCCTGGTACAGAGCAAGTGTCAACTGAACCACATCGAACTCAGCCTTCATCCTTTACCCCGTCTCCACTTCCTCAACACAGCCTTCCTGGTGAGAACTCTCAAGCCTATGCAAATATGTCAGAGACTAAGCTggaagaaatgagaaaatctcTGGAGACCCACCTCGAG ATTTTGCGAAACCGACTTCATTTCCTGGAGAAGAGGAAACCGGAATCCACCGAGCTTACAAGCGAACCAGATAACAAAGGAAAGTCGGTTGCGGATGCAGAAGAGTAA
- the LOC104780927 gene encoding ERAD-associated E3 ubiquitin-protein ligase HRD1A isoform X1, translating to MIRLRTYAGLSFIATLAVIYHAFSSRGQFYPATVYLSTSKISLVLLLNMCLVLMLSLWHLVKFVFLGSLREAEVERLNEQAWRELMEILFAITIFRQDFSSGFLPLVVTLLLIKALHWLAQKRVEFIETTPSVSKLSHVRIVSFMGFLLLVDSLFMYSSVRHLIQTRQASVSLFFSFEYMILATTTVAIFVKYVFYVTDMIMDGQWEKKPVYTFYLELIRDLLHLSMYICFFFVIFMNYGVPLHLLRELYETFRNFQIRVSDYLRYRKITSNMNDRFPDATPEELVASDATCIICREEMTNAKKLICGHLFHVHCLRSWLERQQTCPTCRALVVPPENATSAAAGQRGLHQGSQQAGTSSSGNQGSETSSSAGVSNDNLSRHHARLQAAASAASMYGKSMVYPSAKTVAWSPGIPGTEQVSTEPHRTQPSSFTPSPLPQHSLPGENSQAYANMSETKLEEMRKSLETHLEILRNRLHFLEKRKPESTELTSEPDNKGKSVADAEE from the exons atgatacgaCTAAGAACATACGCAGGCCTTAGTTTTATAGCGACTCTGGCTGTAATATATCATGCCTTCAGCAGTAGAGGCCAGTTTTATCCAGCTACGGTTTATTTATCAACCTCAAAGATCAGTTTGGTGTTGCTTCTCAACATGTGTTTGGTTCTTATGCTTAGTCTCTGGCATTTGGTCAAATTTGTCTTCTTGGGATCACTTAGGGAAGCAGAAGTCGAGAGGCTGAATGAGCAAGCTTGGAGAGAGCTTATGGAGATTCTCTTTGCTATTACTATCTTTCGACAGGACTTTTCTAGTGGGTTTCTTCCTTTGGTTGTGACTCTTCTTTTGATCAAGGCTTTACATTGGCTTGCTCAGAAAAGAGTTGAATTCATTGAGACTACTCCTTCTGTTTCTAAGCTCTCTCATGTTCGTATTGTCTCTTTTATGGGTTTCCTTCTTCTTGTCGATAGTCTCTTTATGTACAGTTCTGTTCGTCACTTGATTCAGACTCGCCAGGCTTccgtttctctcttcttctcattcgA GTATATGATCCTGGCGACAACAACTGTTGCTATTTTTGTGAAGTATGTTTTCTATGTCACTGATATGATCATGGATGGTCAATGGGAGAAGAAACCAGTTTATACTTTCTATCTGGAGCTTATTCGCGACCTGCTTCACTTGTCCATGTatatctgcttcttctttgtcatATTCAT GAACTATGGTGTGCCTTTACACTTGTTACGGGAGCTCTATGAAACCTTCAGGAACTTCCAGATTCGTGTTTCCGATTACCTTCGTTATCGTAAAATCACGTCCAATATGAACGACAGGTTTCCTGATGCAACTCCTGAAGAACTTGTTGC AAGTGATGCTACATGTATCATATGCCGTGAAGAGATGACAAATGCGAAGAAACTAATATGCGGGCATCTCTTCCATGTGCATTGTCTTCGATCATGGTTGGAGCGACAGCAGACTTGTCCTACTTGCAGAGCACTTGTTGTACCTCCTGAGAATGCCACATCTGCAGCCGCAGGCCAACGTGGATTACACCAAGGTTCCCAACAGG CAGGTACGTCAAGCTCAGGTAACCAGGGATCTGAAACAAGTTCTTCTGCTGGCGTTTCCAATGATAATTTGAGCAGGCACCACGCCAGACTTCAAGCAGCTGCTTCTGCAGCCTCCATGTACGGGAAATCAATGGTTTACCCATCTGCAAAGACAGTAGCATG GTCGCCGGGTATTCCTGGTACAGAGCAAGTGTCAACTGAACCACATCGAACTCAGCCTTCATCCTTTACCCCGTCTCCACTTCCTCAACACAGCCTTCCTGGTGAGAACTCTCAAGCCTATGCAAATATGTCAGAGACTAAGCTggaagaaatgagaaaatctcTGGAGACCCACCTCGAG ATTTTGCGAAACCGACTTCATTTCCTGGAGAAGAGGAAACCGGAATCCACCGAGCTTACAAGCGAACCAGATAACAAAGGAAAGTCGGTTGCGGATGCAGAAGAGTAA